In Electrophorus electricus isolate fEleEle1 chromosome 12, fEleEle1.pri, whole genome shotgun sequence, a single window of DNA contains:
- the purab gene encoding transcriptional activator protein Pur-alpha, which produces MADRDSGSEHGGFATGPGAGQMHPGAMGVASRLQHDTEELASKRVDIQNKRFYLDVKQNAKGRFLKIAEVGAGGNKSRLTLSMSVAVEFRDYLGDFIEHYAQLGPSNPDIIQDEPRRALKSEFLVRENRKYYMDLKENQRGRFLRIRQTVNRGPGLGTAQGQTIALPAQGLIEFRDALAKLIDDYGVDEDPAELPEGTSLTVDNKRFFFDVGSNKYGVFMRVSEVKPTYRNSITVPCKVWPKFGATFCKYADDMKKIQERSRERRARELLPEGLHGDDGDED; this is translated from the coding sequence ATGGCGGACAGAGACAGTGGTAGTGAGCACGGAGGATTTGCCACAGGCCCCGGCGCCGGCCAAATGCACCCAGGCGCAATGGGCGTAGCTTCGCGGCTCCAGCATGATACGGAGGAGCTCGCATCTAAGCGTGTTGACATTCAGAACAAACGCTTCTATCTAGACGTAAAGCAAAACGCCAAAGGCCGCTTTCTGAAGATAGCCGAGGTCGGGGCCGGGGGAAACAAGAGTCGCCTGACTCTGTCGATGTCGGTAGCCGTAGAGTTCCGGGACTATTTGGGGGACTTCATCGAGCACTATGCGCAGCTAGGCCCCAGCAACCCGGACATAATCCAGGACGAGCCCCGGAGAGCGCTGAAAAGTGAGTTTCTGGTGCGGGAGAATCGGAAGTACTATATGGATTTGAAGGAGAATCAAAGGGGGCGGTTTCTGAGGATCCGACAGACCGTGAACCGGGGCCCCGGACTGGGAACCGCGCAAGGCCAGACTATCGCTCTTCCTGCTCAGGGACTCATCGAGTTCCGCGACGCTTTGGCTAAACTTATCGACGACTACGGAGTAGACGAGGACCCCGCGGAGTTACCGGAGGGCACCTCTCTGACCGTGGACAACAAGCGCTTTTTCTTCGACGTGGGCTCGAACAAGTACGGGGTTTTCATGCGGGTCAGCGAGGTGAAGCCGACGTACCGCAACTCCATCACGGTGCCCTGCAAAGTGTGGCCCAAATTCGGAGCCACCTTCTGTAAATACGCGGACGACATGAAAAAGATtcaagagaggagcagggagagaaggGCGCGCGAGCTCTTACCGGAGGGCCTGCACGGCGACGATGGGGACGAGGATTAA
- the psd2 gene encoding PH and SEC7 domain-containing protein 2 isoform X2: MWKEEYDDHFAFLIDLLDASFTDGVCDSDSELGSLETLERGSTDTLTNGCRADADAAKRLAKRLFFLEGFKRCDVARHLGKNNEFSQMVASEYLSFFDFTGLSLDRALRNFLKAFPLMGETQERERVLVHFSKRFCHCNPEALTSEDGAHTLTCALMLLNTDLHGHNIGKKMSCQQFISNLDGLNDGKDFPKELLKVLYNSIKNEKLEWAIEEEELRKSLSELVEDQCEAVGKRVVRVTDGSNPFIAIPLLLNAATYKHGILTRKSHADMDGKRTPRGRRGWKKFYAVLKGMILYLQKDEYKPDKDLSEVDLKNAVRVHHALAIRACDYSKRPNVLKLKTSDWRVFLFQAPSEEEMMSWIFRINLVAALFSAPAFPAAIGSMKKFCRPLLPSSTTRLSQEEQLKCHESKLKQISLEVEEHKRNPPELTPKSKETEEYRLKEHYLTYEKSRYETYISLLQAKLGAGTDDLDKLEASVFSGEGRDGPLRKTHSSPSIGQAHGLNGRAGHKHAPDSCS; this comes from the exons TGATGCCAGTTTCACAGACGGGGTGTGTGACTCAGACTCTGAGCTGGGTAGCTTGGAAACTCTGGAGAGGGGCAGCACCGATACCCTGACCAACGGCTGCCGCGCTGACGCGGATGCCGCCAAGCGCCTGGCGAAGAGGCTGTTCTTCCTCGAGGGCTTCAAGCGTTGTGACGTCGCGCGGCACCTGGGCAAGAA CAATGAATTCAGCCAGATGGTGGCGTCGGAGTACCTGAGCTTCTTTGACTTCACGGGGTTGTCCTTAGACAGAGCACTAAG GAACTTCCTGAAGGCATTTCCTCTGATGGGAGAAACGCAGGAGAGAGAACGGGTCTTGGTGCACTTCTCCAAACGCTTCTGCCACTGCAACCCTGAGGCCCTCACCTCGGAAG ATGGAGCTCACACATTGACCTGCGCTCTTATGCTGCTGAATACAGACCTGCATGGCCAT AACATTGGGAAGAAGATGTCCTGCCAGCAGTTTATTAGCAATCTGGATGGTCTGAATGATGGCAAAGATTTTCCCAAAGAACTACTCAAG GTGCTGTATAATTCAATCAAGAATGAAAAATTAGAATGGGCCAT TGAGGAAGAAGAATTGAGGAAGAGTCTGTCAGAGCTGGTGGAAGACCAGTGTGAGGCAGTCGGAAAGAGGGTTGTCAGGGTAACGGATGGCAGTAACCCTTTCATTGCCATCCCACTCTTGCTTAACGCGGCCACGTACAAGCATGGAATCCTCACCCGCAAAAGCCACGCTGACATGGACGGAAAGCGCA CCCCAAGAGGGCGACGAGGCTGGAAAAAATTCTATGCTGTGCTGAAGGGCATGATCCTCTATCTTCAGaag GATGAGTATAAGCCAGATAAGGACCTGTCTGAGGTGGATCTGAAGAACGCGGTGCGTGTGCATCATGCCTTGGCCATCAGGGCCTGCGACTACAGCAAGAGACCCAACGTCCTCAAGCTCAAAACATCAGACTGGAGGGTCTTCCTTTTCCAGGCCCC GAGTGAGGAGGAGATGATGTCATGGATCTTCAGGATAAATCTGGTAGCAGCTCTCTTCTCTGCTCCGGCCTTCCCTGCTGCCATTGGCTCCATGAAGAAGTTCTGCAGACCCCTCCTACCCTCGTCGACAACCAGGCTCagtcag GAGGAGCAGCTGAAGTGTCATGAGAGTAAGCTGAAGCAGATCTctttggaggtggaggagcacaAGCGCAACCCACCAGAGCTCACGCCCAAGAGCAAAGAGACCGAGGAGTACCGCCTGAAAGAGCACTATCTTACCTACGAG AAGAGCCGCTACGAGACGTACATTAGCCTGCTGCAGGCCAAGCTTGGTGCAGGGACAGACGACCTGGACAAGCTAGAGGCCAGCGTCTTCAGCGGCGAGGGCAGGGACGGCCCCCTGCGCAAGACCCACTCCAGCCCGTCCATAGGCCAGGCGCATGGACTCAACGGGCGGGCTGGCCATAAACATGCCCCCGACAGCTGCAGCTGA